In Comamonas koreensis, the genomic stretch ACCGTTTTGACGCCAGCGATGTACCCCCGCATGTGACCTGGGGCACCAGCCCGGACCAGGTCGCGCCCATTGGTGGCGCGGTGCCCGACCCGGCGATGCAGCCCCCTGGGCCAATGCGCCGCAGTACCGAGCAGGCGCTGCGCTACACCGGGCTCGCCGCAGGCACACCGCTGGAGGGCATCGCCATCCAGCATGTCTTTATCGGCTCCTGCACCAATGCCCGCATTGAAGACCTGCGGGCCGTGGCCGAGGTGGTGCGTGGGCGCCAGGTCGCCCAAGGGGTCCGCGCCATGGTGGTGCCGGGCTCCGGCGCGGTCAAGCGGCTGGCAGAAGCAGAAGGCATTGCCAGCCTGTTGCTGGAGGCTGGCTTTGAATGGCGGGAGCCGGGCTGCTCCATGTGCCTGGCGATGAACGGGGACATCCTGGCAGACGGTGTGCGCTGTGCCTCCACCACCAACCGCAATTTCGAGGGGCGCCAGGGACGCGGTGCCATCACCCACCTGATGAGCCCTGCGATGGCAGCCGCCGCTGCCATCACCGGCACCATTACTGACGTTCGCCGCCTGGAGACCCGCCATGCGTGAGCAACATATCCTGAGCGGCAAGATGGCCGCCTTGGCCATCGAGAACCTGGACACCGACCAGATCATGCCCAAGCAGTTTCTGCACGGCATCGACAAGGCCGGGCTGGACAAGGGCCTGCTGTACGACCTGCGCTTTGATGCCGCAGGCCACCGGCGCCCAGGCTTTGTGCTGAACCAGCACGAGCGCGCCGATGTCGAGGTGCTGGTGGCTGGCGCCAATTTTGGCTGCGGCTCCAGCCGAGAGCACGCCGTCTGGGGGCTGCAGCAGTACGGCATCCAGGCCATCATCGCGCCCAGCTTCGGAGAAATCTTCTACTCCAATGCGATGAACAACCAGCTGCTGCTGGTCATGCTGCCTGAGGCAGACATCGCCCAGCTCATGGCCGATGCAGGCAGCCTGGAGACCTCACAGGTCCATATCGACCTGCAGACCCTCCGGGTCAAGAGCCCGAGCGTGGACGCGCGTTTTAGCCTGTCGGAGCGCCACCACCGCATGCAGCTCGAACGCAGAGACCTCATCGGCATGTCGCTGATGTACCAGGCGGAGATCACGCATTTTGCGCAACGCCACTGGGCGGCCTATCCTTGGCTCCAAGATGTGGCCCTACGCACCCGCCAGCAACTGGGCGCTACGCCACGCGCACAGCCACCGGCCAGCCTTGGAGGAAAAGCCTGATGTTCGAGCGTTTTGACACCCGCGATGTGCCCGTCAACGGCACCGTGATTCGTTGCCGCGTAGCAGGCACCGGCCCAGCCCTGTTGCTGCTGCATGGCCATCCGCAGAGCCATGTGATGTGGCACCGCGTGGCGCCGGCGCTGGCCGAAACATTCACCGTCGTCTGCGCCGACCTGCGCGGCTATGGCGACTCAGCCCGCCCCGGGGCCAGCCCGCACAATGCGGCGTACAGCAAGCGCACGATGGCCCAGGACATGGCCGATATGATGACCCGCCTGGGCTTTGCGCAGTTTCGCCTTGCCGCCCATGACCGGGGCGCCCGCGTGGCCCACCGGCTGCTGCTGGACCACCCGGGCCGGGTGACGCGCGCCATGCTGCTCGATATTTCACCGACCCTGGCCATGTACGAGCAAACCACAGAAGCCTTCGCCAAGGCCTACTGGCACTGGTTCTTCCTCATCCAGCCAGCACCGCTGCCAGAGCGGCTGATTGACGCCGACCCCGCCGCCTATATCCGCGATGTCATGGGGCGCCGCCACGCCGGCCTGGCTGCCTTCGCGCCCGAGGCGCTGCAAGAGTACCTGCGCTGCATCGCCATCCCAGGCACCGCCACCGCCATCTGCGAGGACTACCGCGCATCCGCCGGCATCGACCTGGAGCACGATCGGGCAGACCGTGCCAACTGCCACCAAGTGACGGCCCCGCTGCGCGTGCTATGGGGTGCGGAAGGCGCCGTGGGGC encodes the following:
- a CDS encoding alpha/beta fold hydrolase; translation: MFERFDTRDVPVNGTVIRCRVAGTGPALLLLHGHPQSHVMWHRVAPALAETFTVVCADLRGYGDSARPGASPHNAAYSKRTMAQDMADMMTRLGFAQFRLAAHDRGARVAHRLLLDHPGRVTRAMLLDISPTLAMYEQTTEAFAKAYWHWFFLIQPAPLPERLIDADPAAYIRDVMGRRHAGLAAFAPEALQEYLRCIAIPGTATAICEDYRASAGIDLEHDRADRANCHQVTAPLRVLWGAEGAVGRCFPVLDLWREAATEVSGKALDCGHYIAEEQPAQLLEEMREFFAI
- the leuD gene encoding 3-isopropylmalate dehydratase small subunit, coding for MREQHILSGKMAALAIENLDTDQIMPKQFLHGIDKAGLDKGLLYDLRFDAAGHRRPGFVLNQHERADVEVLVAGANFGCGSSREHAVWGLQQYGIQAIIAPSFGEIFYSNAMNNQLLLVMLPEADIAQLMADAGSLETSQVHIDLQTLRVKSPSVDARFSLSERHHRMQLERRDLIGMSLMYQAEITHFAQRHWAAYPWLQDVALRTRQQLGATPRAQPPASLGGKA